One Pichia kudriavzevii chromosome 3, complete sequence genomic window carries:
- a CDS encoding uncharacterized protein (PKUD0C06020; similar to Saccharomyces cerevisiae YMR068W (AVO2); ancestral locus Anc_2.639) has protein sequence MSDPSVRLRTAIKENNYFIASRLLKRYPNLLDNIDPENGWSNLHYAAYHNDYQITETILKAIYTRFMSSGGGEMDRNSSQRLKKPDSSVYTQITDEDEIKLTFQKETVLHVACQGNSPATLHLLLSYFNVCLDQRDMNGYTPSHICCINGHPECLAILLNQGAYPNIQDNVGDTPLHKAFQYSHMKCIKLLIKYNADDQLFNNLGWKPVDVAFDTDIIKRYNSLKEDKSFTVELDTQSITKIPESKYGPHKTPQTSSHGSFVSTYNSGGMLNDPQPRFNLPSIQPRKFSLSSMISDEYEDLDSVYDLRSSGSSKNSRNSSPSMSSTNVNNSSLFALRKPPPPVLPELRQSPTQLYFSQRSNSMSNTTSPRKPLNNGGHSISVDSTPASKRSSLSTRTFRSSSQLSDFSPVKSEMSQIDEQNSGASSIESNAPTPKHSKQPSHKSSINTPYPLSLQVEEASSKLQDFKLKNKDRLKLDTKLGNIINNSSQDNLISPTSFHFNGVSSSLFDNNDVKNQSVDKRSKVLSIPILSSRAKHNP, from the coding sequence ATGTCTGATCCTAGTGTTCGTCTACGCACGGCCATTAAGGAGAACAATTACTTTATAGCCTCCAGACTATTGAAACGATATCCCAATTTGTTGGATAATATTGACCCCGAAAATGGGTGGTCCAATCTCCATTATGCTGCGTATCATAATGATTATCAAATCACTGAGACTATCCTAAAGGCTATCTACACTCGGTTTATGTCTTCTGGTGGTGGAGAGATGGATCGAAACTCATCCCAACGTTTGAAAAAGCCAGACAGTTCGGTGTACACCCAAATAacagatgaagatgaaatcaaattaACCTTTCAGAAGGAGACAGTCCTACACGTTGCATGCCAGGGCAACTCTCCTGCAACGTTGCATCTACTTCTCAGTTACTTCAATGTTTGTTTGGACCAACGTGATATGAATGGATACACCCCCTCTCACATCTGCTGTATAAATGGTCATCCAGAGTGTTTAGCAATACTACTCAATCAAGGGGCGTATCCTAATATACAAGACAATGTCGGCGATACACCACTCCACAAGGCATTCCAATATTCGCACATGAAATGCATCAAGTTGCTAATCAAATATAATGCGGATGACCAGCTATTTAATAATTTAGGATGGAAACCAGTTGATGTTGCCTTTGATACTGACATAATAAAAAGGTATAACTCCTTGAAGGAAGATAAGTCATTTACAGTAGAACTGGATACGCAGAGTATAACAAAAATACCCGAATCAAAATACGGACCTCATAAAACTCCTCAAACTAGTAGCCACGGATCGTTTGTTTCAACTTACAATTCTGGTGGAATGCTCAATGATCCACAGCCTAGATTCAACTTACCATCCATTCAGCCTAGGAAATTCTCCTTATCATCAATGATCTCAGATGAATATGAAGATCTTGATAGTGTATATGATTTGAGATCTAGCGGGTCATCAAAAAACTCAAGAAACTCATCTCCTTCAATGTCATCTACTAACGTGAAtaattcttcattgtttGCTCTACGGAAACCGCCACCTCCAGTTTTGCCGGAGTTGAGACAATCGCCAACACAGCTATACTTCAGTCAACGCTCAAACTCAATGTCAAACACAACTTCCCCACGAAAGCCTTTGAACAATGGTGGGCATAGTATATCAGTGGACTCTACACCCGCATCCAAGAGGTCTTCCTTGTCAACAAGGACATTTCGGTCGAGTTCTCAGTTGTCTGATTTTTCTCCTGTGAAGTCTGAAATGTCTCAGATAGACGAACAAAATTCAGGTGCCTCTAGTATTGAGTCAAACGCACCAACTCCAAAGCATAGTAAGCAACCAAGTCacaaatcttcaataaataCCCCATACCCACTTTCTTTACAAGTTGAGGAAGCTTCTTCTAAACTTCAAGACttcaagttgaaaaataagGATCGCTTAAAATTAGATACTAAGTTAGgtaacatcatcaacaactccTCCCAGGATAATTTGATATCACCAACAAGCTTTCATTTCAACGGTGTGAGCTCTTCACTTTTCGACAATAATGATGTAAAAAATCAGTCTGTTGACAAACGAAGTAAAGTATTAAGTATACCCATATTAAGTTCGAGAGCTAAGCATAATCCCTAG
- a CDS encoding uncharacterized protein (PKUD0C06010; similar to Saccharomyces cerevisiae YDR242W (AMD2); ancestral locus Anc_8.467) has product MASRTWQETVSLKQRELRDSIPREWIDDNLKVDMISKGLVNTREYLDDILPEEEKSITSRTIMELSQAIGNGELTALEVTKAFTHRAMLAHQILNCCSEIFINQALERAEALDTIFKETGKTVGPLHGIPISLKDQVDLKGIASALGYVSRCHDKKDENSLLADKLLEMGAIFYVKTCVPMAMMAPETGTNLFPYTYNALNINLSSGGSSGGEGALIAAGGARVGFGTDIGGSIRIPASYNGIYGIKPSVGRVSYLRVSNSYANQECIPSVIGPLAQTLEELEFTLKLVVDSKCWLQDPKVLPIGWTQYTIPSEKLKIGIWFDSGDVEPMPAIKRTLKEIYGSLSKSDNFEVVKVEWPEHQRLIKALFDVYGADASKEIMNECAKSGEPLHRLLDYLMDPENKTSPLTINQWWELCNEVYLIKAKYLEFWCGNQLDAIIAPVMAQTQVKPYSVSSLDYTGVCNLCDCSSVVIPLNKVDPIKDTLIVRGTRSDLEKSIRDQYDVQAVDKMPVCVQIITRKLEEEKGLAIASLVQKVVKG; this is encoded by the coding sequence GATGATAATCTAAAGGTGGATATGATATCCAAAGGGCTTGTCAATACGAGGGAATACCTTGATGACATTTTGCCAGAGGAAGAGAAGAGTATAACGTCAAGGACAATCATGGAACTTTCTCAAGCTATTGGTAACGGTGAGCTCACTGCATTAGAAGTGACAAAAGCGTTTACTCATAGAGCTATGCTTGCACACCAGATATTGAACTGCTGTTCCGAGATTTTCATTAACCAAGCGTTGGAAAGAGCCGAGGCCCTGGACacaattttcaaagaaacaggtAAAACGGTAGGCCCATTACATGGTATTCCAATCTCATTAAAGGACCAGGTTGATTTAAAAGGTATTGCATCTGCTCTTGGTTATGTTTCCCGATGCCATGATAAAAAAGACGAAAACTCACTATTAGCAGACAAATTGTTAGAAATGGGAGCTATATTTTATGTGAAGACATGTGTTCCGATGGCAATGATGGCCCCAGAAACCGGTACCAATCTTTTCCCTTATACATACAATGCATTAAACATCAATCTATCATCGGGTGGTTCATCAGGTGGAGAGGGTGCCCTAATTGCCGCCGGTGGTGCCCGAGTTGGGTTTGGTACTGATATCGGTGGAAGCATCCGTATTCCGGCATCGTACAATGGTATTTATGGTATCAAACCAAGTGTTGGCAGAGTTTCCTATCTAAGAGTTTCCAATTCCTATGCAAATCAAGAATGTATACCGTCAGTAATTGGTCCATTGGCGCAGACCTTAGAGGAGCTTGAGTTTACACTCAAGCTAGTAGTGGATAGCAAATGCTGGCTTCAAGATCCCAAGGTCTTACCTATTGGTTGGACTCAGTATACCATTCCTTcagaaaaattaaaaattgGTATTTGGTTCGACAGTGGAGATGTTGAGCCAATGCCTGCAATCAAACGTActttaaaagaaatttACGGCTCCCTATCCAAGAGCGATAACTTTGAAGTCGTCAAGGTGGAGTGGCCAGAGCATCAAAGACTCATCAAGGCATTATTTGATGTTTATGGTGCAGACGCATCCAAAGAGATCATGAATGAATGCGCCAAATCTGGAGAGCCCCTCCATAGATTGTTGGATTATCTAATGGATCCTGAAAACAAGACTTCTCCATTGACAATCAACCAATGGTGGGAGTTGTGCAACGAAGTCTATCTGATCAAGGCAAAATATCTCGAATTCTGGTGTGGAAATCAGTTAGATGCCATAATTGCCCCAGTTATGGCACAAACACAGGTTAAGCCGTACAGTGTTAGCTCCTTGGACTATACAGGGGTATGCAACCTCTGTGACTGTTCAAGTGTGGTAATCCCTTTGAACAAAGTCGATCCCATAAAGGACACATTAATTGTTCGGGGAACTAGGTCCGACCTTGAGAAAAGTATCCGTGACCAATACGACGTTCAGGCGGTGGACAAGATGCCTGTCTGCGTACAAATTATTACAAGGAAACTCGAGGAGGAAAAGGGTTTGGCAATAGCCTCTCTAGTTCAAAAGGTTGTTAAAGGTTGA